TCACCTGCCCCTCAAGCCGGCCGCCGCCGCCAGCCAGTCGTCGACGTGGTCGGCCATGATGTCGGCACCCTTACGGCGGTAGGCGTGCCGGGCCCGGTCCGCGGCGGCCGTGGACGCCGCCTGGTCATCCAGGATGAGGTGGGTGACCGCTTGGTCGACCGCCTGCTCGGCCACCATGATCGGCATCGACATACCGGCGATCGCCGCACGTGCCTGCTCGACCCGCTGCAGCGCGAGCCGGGGGTTGCCGGTGGCGGCCAGCAACTGCGCGACCACCGAGTCACGCAACCCCGGGCTGTAGCCGTCGTCCTCCAGGGTCGGCGCCTCCAGATCACCGTCGAACACCTCGAGCGCCGCGTCCAGATCACCGATGCGCAACAGCAGCCGCACGATCCACAGCGTGTTGTCCAGTTGCACGATCGGCGCGAGCCGCGGGAGCGCTTCCTGCAACGCTTCGGCCGCAGGGCGGGCATCGCCGAAGCTGTAGAGCGCCATCGCCCAGCGGTCGGTCTCGCGGGCCAGATAGTCGGCCCCGCTGGACAGTTCCTTGACCTGGTCCCAGTCCGCTGTCGCGCCGGAACGGTCGCCCTGCATGGCGCGCAGCCACACCCGCAGGGGGAGCAGTTGCAGCACGCGTTCCCGTTGCGCACCACCGGATGCGATCGCGTTGTCGACGTCCTGCAGCACCTGTCCGACCGGTTCGTCGCTCCACATGGCGTATTCGACGCGGGCGAAGGTCAGCTTCCGACGGACCGGCCGGTCCTCCACCTGCGCGGCGAGTTCGGTCAGCCTGCTGACCTCGCCGAGCCCCTCGGTCATCCGGCCCGCGAGGCCGTACGCGATGACGCGAGCCCAGCCGACGTCGAGCGACACGGACGGAAGATCCTCGAATCCTGCTGTGTCGCCGACGAGTTCCGTGCTCACAGCGATGCCCTCGAGCGGCGTGGTCGCGGCCGTCTGCAACCGTCCCGCCAGCAGGATCCCTTCCCGGTGCACCAGCCACGCGGGCGACTCGTCGAGCTTCCTGTCGCAGCGTTGCACCACCTCCTCGACCTCGGCGAGGTTCATGTGGTCCGAGCGCATGAACGCGCGATGGGCGACGTCGTGCAGCCTGGGGTCACCGTCGGCGTACAACGGGATGAGGTCGAGGTATGCCGCTCGTGTGTCCGGCTCACCGCGCAGGTCCAGCTCCTCCGCCGCGTCGAACGACGCCACGGCGGCCCGGTCACGGACACTCGCCACGAGCGCGGTGTCCGACGAGACCGCGGCGATCTCGGCGTACGCCTTGCGGACGTGCTCGGCAATGGCCAGCCGCTGCGAACCGGCAAGCTTGTCAGCGTTTTCCGCCAGCCAGTCGGCTGCCCGAAGGTGCCGCTCCGAGCGGACCTGTCGGGCCTGCGTGCGGTAGGCGGTCTCCATCAGCATCGACTGCGCGAACTGGTAGCGGGTGAAGCCCGAGTTGTCCTGGTCGCCGATCTCCAGAATGTTCAGCTGCCGCAGCCGGCTGGCGACGTCGTTTCCGGTGTCCTTCGGGTCCGGGTTGGCGGTGCGGACCGGTCCGACCGCCTCGGCGTAGAACTCGCGGCCCAGGACCGACCCGACCTCACAGAACGCGCGTTCCATCGGCGTCAACCGGTCGAGAGTCGCCTCGAACAGGGTGTGCACCGACACGGGCAGCTCCTCCCCGTCGCACATCGAGTCGAGCAACACCTCGAAGACCTGGGGGTTGCCGTCGCTGCGCCGGATCAGCGCATCCAGAGCGGTGTCCGCGGAACGCCCGGACTCGGCTGCGGCTGATTCGATCTCAGTAACGCGATCGGCGGCGATCTCGCGCAGCTCGTCCGCGGACAGCGGGTCGACCGGTTCGACACGGGACTGCTGGCCGCCACCCCACATCGGGCGGCGCTCGAAGAGTTCGGGGCGGGTGGTGCAGATGGTCAGCACCGGGTAGGTCAGCAACGGCTCGATCAACTGCTCGATCAGGTCGAGCATCGGATCGCTCGCCCAGTGAATGTCCTTCCACCACACCGCGATCGGGCCATTGAGTGCGAGGCGTGAGAGCACTTTGCGGGCGGCCCAGACGATGTCCTCGGTCGAGGTGGTCTCCTCCGACCTGGCCGTGGCCGACTCCAGCCTCCGGATGATCGCCGTGGCGGTGCGCTCGGGGAACATCCCCTTCACCGTCTCGGTCCAGTCCTCGCCGACGGCGGACAACAGCTTGGCGAGCGGGCCGTAGTTGCCGTCGGTACCCAGCGGCTGCGCCGTCCCGCGCAGCACCCGCAGCCCGTCCCGGTCATCCACGAAATGCCCCACCAGCCGGTTCTTTCCGATCCCCGGCTCCCCGACATACGTCACGAACCAGCCCTGCCCGAGCCGATGGGACCGATCCGCGATGGCGGTCAGGTCACGCAGCTCCGCCTCCCGCCCGACGAACGGGCTGCGCCGGATCTCGCCGGGGCGCCGCTCGTGGTCGGCGACCTTGTAGACGTCCTGTGGTTCGGTCTTCCCGCGGTGGGTGATCGGCCCGACGAAGTCGAGCGACACCTTGGTGCCGACCAGATCCGCCACCGTGTCGCCGACGTACGTCTCCTCCGGCCCGGCGGCCGCCTCCAGGCGGGCCGCCACGTTGACCGCGTCGCCGGTGACCGAGAACTGGCCGTCGGGCTGATGGGTCACGAAGACCTCGCCGGAGTTCACCCCGACGCGCACCCGCAGCCGTTGGCCGAGCTGTGCCCGCATCCGGCCCGACAGCTCGTGCATAGCCGCGTGGATGTCCGTTGCCGCGCGCACCGCCCGCAGGGCGTCGTCCTCCCGGGTCGCAGGCACGCCGAAGACCGCCATGACCGCGTCACCGATGAACTTCTCCACGGTGCCGCCGTACTTCCACACGATGCGGGAGACGGCGTCGAAATAGCGTGCCAGGCCGGCACGCAGCGCCTCCGGGTCGAGTGACTCGCCCAGACTCGTCGACCCGACGATGTCGACGAACAGGATCACGACATGCTTGCGGACAGGGGCCTGCAGACCGCCCTGGGCCAGCGCCGCACCACAGTTCGGGCAGAACTTCGTCCCGGCCGGGGACTCGAATCCGCAACGCCAACAGGTGATCACGAGGCCATATTCTTCCAGTCGTCCGCACGCAGCTTGTCGGCGTTGCCGACCCACAGGTCGACCTGCGGCACCAGCGCCGCCGCGCCCTTGTCCGTCAGCGCCGCGCGCGCGAGATCCGCTGCGACCTGCGACGCGGCGTCATCGCCGAGCAGGCGCTCGACGATCGCGGTCATCGCGTGCATGAACGCCGCCTCGATCGGGCTCTCCTCGGGCCGGTCGACCTGCGCCGGGACGGTGATCTGGTGCAACGCCCCCACCCGGTCACCACGCAGCGCACACTGCACGGCGAGCATGTATGCCGTGTTCACGTCCTCCAGGAACGCCAGACCGGGCGGAAGCTCGACCGCGACGAGCTGGCGGCAGCACTCGACCGCGAAGTCCAGGTCGCCGTCGAAGATCGCGTCCCGTGCAGCCGAACCCAGCATGCTGGCAACGAAACTCGGCAGCTCGGTCTCGGCAGCGCGCTCCGCCCAGTAGCGGGCGGACTCCGCCGGCGACCCGTCCGCCAACAGCAACCGCGGGTAGTGCTGCAGGTCGTAGGCGCGCAGCCGGGCCGGCACGTCCTGTAGATCCGCCCGCAGTTGCGTCCACCACGAGCGTGCCTCATCCAGGTCCCCGCGCATGGACAACGCACCGGCCAGCACGGCGGTCGTGGTGCGCCAGATGTTGCGGTGCCCGGACACGAGGTCCTGCAGGGTGCGCGCCTGCGCGACGACGTCGTCGGTCGGGGTCGAGCCGGCATACGCGACCTGGAGGTCGAAATTGCGCCACATCCGCTCGCTGAACGCGAGTCCGTGCTCCCGTGTGCGGGCAACGCCGACCAGGCACAGCTCGTGGCACGTCGCCAGGTGACCGAGGTCGGCCTCCGCCTCGGCGAGGTAGATCGACACCAGGTCCACTGCATATGGATCCGCCTCGCTCGACGAGTCGAGGCGGGTCAGCAACCGCCGGCCCTCGGCACGGATCTCGTCCAGCGTCAGGTCCCCACCGCGCGCCGCGCCCCAGTGTCGGGTCGCCGTCCGGACCACCTGCCACACCGGGTCGGCAGCCATGGCCGCGTCCAGCCGGTCCAGCCAGCCGCTCCACTGCTTCAGGTCGGCGATGTCCGTGCGTTCCAGCACCACCACATGGGCCAGCTCGAAGTGCCGAGCATCTCCGGCGGGCAGCACGTCGAGCAACCGATCGATCGCACGCGCTGTGTCCGGATCGCCCCGCAACCGCATCGCCCGCAACGACTCGGTGGCAGCGTCCGCCGCCAGCGCCTGCAGCGTTCGGCGCTCGGTCAGCGATCCGTCGATCTCCTGCGACAGATCGAACGCCCGCTGCCGATGTGAGGCGATCAGGGACACGGCGTCGGCGCGCACCAGGTCCCGATGGGCGTCCACCCAGTCCGCGAGCACCGAATGCCGGGTGATGCGAGTACGTTTCGGCATCGTGCGGTAGGCGGTCTGCATGAAGACCGTTTGCGCGAAGCGATAACCACCGTCACCCGTCAGCTCGAAGACGTTGCGGTCGCGCAGCCGGTCGAGCACCGCTGCGGGCTCCGCGACGTCGGCGACGGCAGCCACCGGTTCACCCGGGAAGTGCCGGCCGTAGACCGCTGCGGTCTCCACCACCGCACGTTCGTCCGCACCCAGTCGGTCCAGCGCGGCCTCGTACAGCTGGGTGACCGAGGCCGGCAACGCGCCACCGGCCGCCGCGGACTGCGCCAGCAGCTGCACCACCTGGGGGTTGCCATCGGCCCGTTGCACCAGATCCTCGGCGGTGATGTTTGCGTCGCCCGCCTGCAGGGCGATGCGTTCGGCGGCCACCGCGAGCATCTCGTCGTAGTCGAGCGGTTCGACGTCCTCGACCCGCGCCTTGCGGCCGCCACCCCAGGACGCGTCGACCTCGAAGAGCTCGGGCCGGGCCAGGCAGATGGTCAACACCGGCAGGGTCCGGCAGGCCGCAGCGAGCCGGCCGATGAAGTCCAGCTGCGTGACCGTGCCCCAGTGCAGGTCGTCCCACACCGACGCCACCGGGGAGGTGTCGCAGATCGCGGCGAGAACGGCGCGGACGGCCCAGACGACGTCCTCGACGGACGTCGGGCTGTCCGAGAGACCGACCGCGGAGCGCAGCCGCTGCAGCACCGGCGCCGCGTCCTCGCCGAGCAGCTCCTCGACATACCCGTGCCAGTCGTCGGCGAGGCCGTCCAGCCACCGCCCGAGCGGTGCGAACGCCCCGGTGCTCATGGCGTCGCAACTGCCTGCGACCACGCGCAATCGCTCCTCCCGGCCCGCCAGGAACTGTCGGATCAGCCGGGACTTGCCGATGCCCGCGTCTCCGACATACGTCAGCAGCCACCCCTGCCGACGGGCCGCCGAGCGGTCCGCGACCGCGGCGAGATCGTCCAGCTCCGCCTGTCGGCCGACGAACGCCGGCTCGCGCACCTCCAGGACCCGATCCTGGTCGGTCGCAACCCGGAAAACATGCTGCGGCAACGATTTTCCCTTGTGCAGGATCTCGCCGACGTCGTCCAGGACGATGTCGGCGCGCACCAACTCGGCCACCGTGTCGCCGAGATACGTCTCGTCCTCGCCCGCGGCCGCTTCCAACCGCTGCGCCGTGTTGACCGCGTCGCCGGTCACCGAGAACTGCCCGTCCGGCTGATGGGTGACGAAGACCTCGCCGGAGTTCACGCCGATGCGCACGTGCAGCCCGACGCCGATCTCCTGCTCGAACCGGCCGGACAACTCGGCAACAGCTTCATGTATGCCGCCCGCGGCGCGAACCGCGCGGACCGCGTCGTCCTCGCGGGTGCTCGGCACTCCGAACACCGCCATCACCGCGTCCCCGATGAACTTCTCGACCGTGCCGCCGTGCGCCCAGATCACCCGTGACACGGCGTCGAAGTAGCGTGCCAGCCGCTGCCGCAGGGCCTCGGGGTCCGCGGACTCGCCGAGGGTGGTCGAGCCGACGATGTCGCAGAAGAGGATCACCACGTGCTTGCGCACCGGCGCCTGCAGACCGCCCTGGGTGACAGCCGCACCGCACGAGGCGCAGAAGCGTGCGCCGTCCGGCAGATCGGCACCACACCGCGCGCACGTTCTCACATCAGCCATCTTGCCCGGTGGGTCAACCTGTTACCGGCTGGTGGTTGCCCATGGCGCGCAGTTTGTCGGCGTTGCCGACCCACGTGTCGACCTGGTCGCGCAGCGCGACCGCACCCTTGGCGTCGAAGGCGGCCTTGGCGGCGCCGGCCGCCGCGCGAGACGCGGCCTCGTCGCCGAGGAGGTGCTCGACGATCGCGGTGATGACCTGGAGGTAGCCGGCGACCGCGAGGCTCTCCTCGGGGCGATCGATGCTGCCCCCGATCGCGATCTGCTCGACAGCGGCTGCCCGGTCGCCGGCGAGCGCGTGCTCGACGGCGGACGTGAACGCCCGCGTATTTGCATGTACTGCGCGCAGTGATTCCGGCAGCTCGATCGCCACCGCGTCGGCGACATGGCGCCGGGAGGCCGGTAGGTCGCCGGCGAACAGAGCCCACTGTGCTGCCGATCCCAGCAGGGACACGGCGTAACCGTTGCCGCTGGCGAGCACTGTCTCCGCAGCGACCCGCCGGCCCAGCTTCGCGGCGTAGTCGGCGGCTTCGGCCATTCTGCCCTCTGCCGCGAGTGTCTGGTGGAAGTGCTGCAGGTCGTAGACCGTCTCCTTGCGGTCCGCACCCTCGAAGGTGCGCTGGTGCGCCGACCATTGGCGCCGACTCTCCTCGAACCGCCCCCGGCAGGCGAACGCCACTGCCAGCACGGCGGTCGTCGTACCCCACAGTCCACGCTGGCCGGAGACAACCACTTGCAACCGTTGTGCGTCCGCGACCACCGTCGCCAGTGGGGTGGTGCCGCTGTAGGAGATCTGCAGGTCGAAGTTGAGCCAGACCCGCTGCGGTACCTGCCGTCCGGCGTCGGCGGCTGCGCGGGTGCGCTCGACGCACAGGTCATGGCACGCCTGCAGGTTGCCCAGATCCGCATCGGCCTGCCCGAGACAGACCGCCGCGAGTTCGGTCGCGAACGAATCGACGCGGCCCATGGCGGTCAGCCGGTCGATCATGCCGGACGCGTCATCGCGGGCCTGCGTGAAGGTGAGCCCCCCGGTGCGCATCTCGATGAGGTGCCGTGGGGCCATGCGGACCACTTGCCAGGTCGCGTCCTGCGCCATGGCGATGTCGAGTTGGTCCAGCCAGGAGCGCCAGCGTTCGGCCAACGCGCCGCTGTTGCGCGCCAGGATCGCAGCGTAGGCGACCTCCAGGTGCCGTTCGTCGCCGCGCGGCAGGGTCGCCAGGGCCGTGTCGATGGCCTCCGGCAGCGAGGGGTCCCCACGAAGTTGCACGGACACCAGCTGCTCCATCGCCGCGTCGGCGGCCTCTTCCTGCAGGACCTGCAGCTCGGCCGCGGGACCATCGATCTCCCGCAACAATTCGAAGGCCCGCACCCGGTGCGACGCGACGAGTGCGGCAGTGTCGGCGGCTACCTCCTCGCGGTGCTGCGCGATCCATTCGGCGAGTGCTGAATGCCGAGTGATCCGAGTGCGTTTCGGCATCGTGCGGTAGGCGGTCTGCATGAAGACGGCCTGCGAGAAGCGGTAGTCCTCACCGGCCACTTCGAGCACGTTGCGAGCACGCAACCGGTCGACGACGGCCGCCGCATCAGCAAGGTCCGCGATCGCTCCGACCGGGGCCAGCGGGAACCGCCGTCCGAAGACGGCACCGGCCTCCACGAGCGACCGCTCGTCGGTCGCGAGCCGATCGAGCGCCGCTTCGTAGAGCTGGGTGACCGAGGCGGGCAGGGCCTCGCCCGCCGCGGCCGACTGCGCGAGCAGCTGCGCGACCTGCGGATTGCCGTCCGCCCGGGTGACGAGATCTTCCGCGACGATGTCGATGTCGCCGTCCTGCAACGCGATCCGTTCGGCCGCGATGGCCAGCACGTCCTCGTCGTCGAGTGGCACGACGTCCTCGACACGGGACTTGCGTCCGCCGCCCCAGCCGGGCTTGAGGTCAAAGAGCTCCGGGCGCGCCAGACAGATCGTGAGCACCGGCAGATTGCGGCAGGCGGCGGCCAGCTGGGCGACGAAGTCGAGCTGGGCGTCGGTCGCCCAGTGCAGGTCGTCCCACACCGACGCCACCGGTGACGTCTCGCACAGCGCGCCGAGCAGCGTGTGCGCCGCCCAGACGACGTCCTCCACCGAGGTCTGGACATCGGACAGACCCACCGCGGAGCGCAGTCGCTGCAGCACCGGTGCCGCGGCGTCGCCGAGCAGCTGCTCGGCATACGACTCCCACTCACCGTCGAGGTTGTGCAGCCAGCTCGCCAACGGTGCGAAGGCAGCAGTGCTCATCGCGTCGGCGGCACCCACGACGACGCGAAGCCCGCCGTCGCTGCCCGCGGCGAACTGACGGATCAGCCGGGATTTGCCGATGCCGGCGTC
This genomic window from Flexivirga oryzae contains:
- a CDS encoding adenylate/guanylate cyclase domain-containing protein, which produces MTTCARCGAELAEGVRFCSSCGAAVAQGGLQAPVRKHVVILFCDIVGSTSLGEGADPEALRERLARYFDAVSKVIWEHGGTVEKFIGDAVMAVFGVPDTREDDAVRAVRAAGGIHQAVAQLSGLHVRIGVNSGEVFVTHQPDGQFSVTGDAVNTAQRLEAAAGTDETYVGDTVAELVRDTIVLDDVGAILHKGKTVPQQVFRVAADQDRAREVREPAFVGRSAELADLTALLERAAARREGWLLTYVGDAGIGKSRLIRQFAAGSDGGLRVVVGAADAMSTAAFAPLASWLHNLDGEWESYAEQLLGDAAAPVLQRLRSAVGLSDVQTSVEDVVWAAHTLLGALCETSPVASVWDDLHWATDAQLDFVAQLAAACRNLPVLTICLARPELFDLKPGWGGGRKSRVEDVVPLDDEDVLAIAAERIALQDGDIDIVAEDLVTRADGNPQVAQLLAQSAAAGEALPASVTQLYEAALDRLATDERSLVEAGAVFGRRFPLAPVGAIADLADAAAVVDRLRARNVLEVAGEDYRFSQAVFMQTAYRTMPKRTRITRHSALAEWIAQHREEVAADTAALVASHRVRAFELLREIDGPAAELQVLQEEAADAAMEQLVSVQLRGDPSLPEAIDTALATLPRGDERHLEVAYAAILARNSGALAERWRSWLDQLDIAMAQDATWQVVRMAPRHLIEMRTGGLTFTQARDDASGMIDRLTAMGRVDSFATELAAVCLGQADADLGNLQACHDLCVERTRAAADAGRQVPQRVWLNFDLQISYSGTTPLATVVADAQRLQVVVSGQRGLWGTTTAVLAVAFACRGRFEESRRQWSAHQRTFEGADRKETVYDLQHFHQTLAAEGRMAEAADYAAKLGRRVAAETVLASGNGYAVSLLGSAAQWALFAGDLPASRRHVADAVAIELPESLRAVHANTRAFTSAVEHALAGDRAAAVEQIAIGGSIDRPEESLAVAGYLQVITAIVEHLLGDEAASRAAAGAAKAAFDAKGAVALRDQVDTWVGNADKLRAMGNHQPVTG
- a CDS encoding adenylate/guanylate cyclase domain-containing protein, which produces MRTCARCGADLPDGARFCASCGAAVTQGGLQAPVRKHVVILFCDIVGSTTLGESADPEALRQRLARYFDAVSRVIWAHGGTVEKFIGDAVMAVFGVPSTREDDAVRAVRAAGGIHEAVAELSGRFEQEIGVGLHVRIGVNSGEVFVTHQPDGQFSVTGDAVNTAQRLEAAAGEDETYLGDTVAELVRADIVLDDVGEILHKGKSLPQHVFRVATDQDRVLEVREPAFVGRQAELDDLAAVADRSAARRQGWLLTYVGDAGIGKSRLIRQFLAGREERLRVVAGSCDAMSTGAFAPLGRWLDGLADDWHGYVEELLGEDAAPVLQRLRSAVGLSDSPTSVEDVVWAVRAVLAAICDTSPVASVWDDLHWGTVTQLDFIGRLAAACRTLPVLTICLARPELFEVDASWGGGRKARVEDVEPLDYDEMLAVAAERIALQAGDANITAEDLVQRADGNPQVVQLLAQSAAAGGALPASVTQLYEAALDRLGADERAVVETAAVYGRHFPGEPVAAVADVAEPAAVLDRLRDRNVFELTGDGGYRFAQTVFMQTAYRTMPKRTRITRHSVLADWVDAHRDLVRADAVSLIASHRQRAFDLSQEIDGSLTERRTLQALAADAATESLRAMRLRGDPDTARAIDRLLDVLPAGDARHFELAHVVVLERTDIADLKQWSGWLDRLDAAMAADPVWQVVRTATRHWGAARGGDLTLDEIRAEGRRLLTRLDSSSEADPYAVDLVSIYLAEAEADLGHLATCHELCLVGVARTREHGLAFSERMWRNFDLQVAYAGSTPTDDVVAQARTLQDLVSGHRNIWRTTTAVLAGALSMRGDLDEARSWWTQLRADLQDVPARLRAYDLQHYPRLLLADGSPAESARYWAERAAETELPSFVASMLGSAARDAIFDGDLDFAVECCRQLVAVELPPGLAFLEDVNTAYMLAVQCALRGDRVGALHQITVPAQVDRPEESPIEAAFMHAMTAIVERLLGDDAASQVAADLARAALTDKGAAALVPQVDLWVGNADKLRADDWKNMAS
- a CDS encoding adenylate/guanylate cyclase domain-containing protein, which encodes MITCWRCGFESPAGTKFCPNCGAALAQGGLQAPVRKHVVILFVDIVGSTSLGESLDPEALRAGLARYFDAVSRIVWKYGGTVEKFIGDAVMAVFGVPATREDDALRAVRAATDIHAAMHELSGRMRAQLGQRLRVRVGVNSGEVFVTHQPDGQFSVTGDAVNVAARLEAAAGPEETYVGDTVADLVGTKVSLDFVGPITHRGKTEPQDVYKVADHERRPGEIRRSPFVGREAELRDLTAIADRSHRLGQGWFVTYVGEPGIGKNRLVGHFVDDRDGLRVLRGTAQPLGTDGNYGPLAKLLSAVGEDWTETVKGMFPERTATAIIRRLESATARSEETTSTEDIVWAARKVLSRLALNGPIAVWWKDIHWASDPMLDLIEQLIEPLLTYPVLTICTTRPELFERRPMWGGGQQSRVEPVDPLSADELREIAADRVTEIESAAAESGRSADTALDALIRRSDGNPQVFEVLLDSMCDGEELPVSVHTLFEATLDRLTPMERAFCEVGSVLGREFYAEAVGPVRTANPDPKDTGNDVASRLRQLNILEIGDQDNSGFTRYQFAQSMLMETAYRTQARQVRSERHLRAADWLAENADKLAGSQRLAIAEHVRKAYAEIAAVSSDTALVASVRDRAAVASFDAAEELDLRGEPDTRAAYLDLIPLYADGDPRLHDVAHRAFMRSDHMNLAEVEEVVQRCDRKLDESPAWLVHREGILLAGRLQTAATTPLEGIAVSTELVGDTAGFEDLPSVSLDVGWARVIAYGLAGRMTEGLGEVSRLTELAAQVEDRPVRRKLTFARVEYAMWSDEPVGQVLQDVDNAIASGGAQRERVLQLLPLRVWLRAMQGDRSGATADWDQVKELSSGADYLARETDRWAMALYSFGDARPAAEALQEALPRLAPIVQLDNTLWIVRLLLRIGDLDAALEVFDGDLEAPTLEDDGYSPGLRDSVVAQLLAATGNPRLALQRVEQARAAIAGMSMPIMVAEQAVDQAVTHLILDDQAASTAAADRARHAYRRKGADIMADHVDDWLAAAAGLRGR